Proteins encoded together in one Rhea pennata isolate bPtePen1 chromosome 27, bPtePen1.pri, whole genome shotgun sequence window:
- the ABHD17A gene encoding alpha/beta hydrolase domain-containing protein 17A, whose protein sequence is MNGLSVSQLCCLFCCPPCPSRIAAKLAFLPPEPTYAMVPEPEPVGSTSTSSLRGGAVGRWKLHLTDRADFQYTQRELDNIEVFVTKSSRGNRVGCMYVRCVPGARFTVLFSHGNAVDLGQMSSFYIGLGTRINCNIFSYDYSGYGVSTGKPSEKNLYSDIDAAWQALRTRYGISPENIILYGQSIGTVPTVDLASRYECAAIVLHSPLTSGMRVAFPETKKTYCFDAFPNIEKISKITSPVLIIHGTEDEVIDFSHGLALFERCPKAVEPLWVDGAGHNDIELYSQYLERLRKFISQELASQRT, encoded by the exons ATGAACGGGCTGTCGGTCAGCCAActctgctgcctcttctgctgcccTCCCTGTCCCAGCCGTATTGCGGCCAAACTGGCCTTCCTGCCCCCGGAGCCCACGTACGCCATGGTCCCCGAGCCTGAGCCCGTgggcagcaccagcaccagctccctgcGGGGAGGTGCAGTGGGACGGTGGAAGCTGCATTTGACGGACCGGGCGGATTTCCAGTACACCCAACGGGAGCTGGACAACATCGAGGTGTTTGTCACCAAGAGCAGCCGAGGGAACCGCGTCGGCTGCATGTACGTCCGCTGCGTGCCAGGCGCCAG GTTCACGGTGCTCTTCTCCCACGGCAACGCTGTGGACCTGGGGCAGATGAGCAGTTTCTACATAGGGCTGGGCACGCGCATCAACTGCAACATCTTCTCCTATGACTACTCAGGCTATGGCGTGAGCACGGGCAAGCCCTCGGAGAAGAACCTCTACTCCGACATTGATGCCGCTTGGCAGGCGCTGCGCACGCG GTATGGGATCAGCCCAGAGAACATCATTTTGTATGGACAAAGCATTGGCACAGTGCCCACAGTGGATTTGGCCTCCCGCTACGAGTGCGCAGCTATTGTGCTCCACTCCCCACTCACCTCTGGCATGAGAGTTGCCTTCCCTGAGACCAAGAAGACCTACTGCTTCGATGCCTTCCCCAA CATCGAGAAGATCTCCAAAATCACCTCTCCCGTCCTCATCATCCATGGCACGGAGGACGAAGTCATCGACTTCTCCCATGGCCTGGCGCTCTTTGAACGCTGCCCCAAGGCTGTGGAGCCGCTGTGGGTGGATGGGGCTGGGCACAATGACATTGAACTCTACAGCCAGTACCTCGAGCGCCTTCGGAAATTCATCTCCCAGGAGCTGGCCAGCCAACGCACCTga